In the Piscinibacter sp. XHJ-5 genome, one interval contains:
- a CDS encoding Dyp-type peroxidase: MSTLAAMRSLAAADLKDHLHDIQDNVVAPILMRHGRHIFVKFGAGPNARRWLRNMFDCVNARREAHGTHFTVNIGFTWQGLKALGLSQRSLDSFPQAFRAGMRERAHLVGDVGPNAPEHWEGGLGGPDIHAMAWVRTDSAEGLEAATRIIRAEMEATGDVEIRFVQDTMALAHENGIGSEGEHFGFADPISQPPIEGADAPSYPGDGALDADGTWRALKPGEFLLGYEDEAGAEGVPAPEPHELRLNGTYMVFRKLYQDVAAFRRYLASAAKALYGSEDQVLQDRVGAKMMGRWKSGCPVDLSPDRDDPAIAADPQRRNDFTYAGDEQGLRCPLGAHLRRTNPRATPLKRATAVRRHRLIRRGVEYGPHLEAGALQDDGVDRGLVNLFIQADIERQFEFVQKEWMMGGEFLGLDAAEQDPITGTGGAGSQMLIPGAKKPFLFDLPNFVRVKGGEYLFVPGLTALEGLIQQRF, from the coding sequence TGGCCCGAATGCGCGCCGGTGGCTGCGCAACATGTTCGACTGCGTCAACGCCCGGCGCGAAGCGCATGGCACGCATTTCACCGTCAACATCGGCTTCACCTGGCAAGGGCTGAAGGCGCTGGGCCTCTCGCAGCGATCGCTCGACAGCTTCCCGCAGGCGTTCCGGGCCGGCATGCGGGAGCGCGCCCATCTCGTGGGCGACGTCGGGCCGAACGCCCCGGAACATTGGGAGGGCGGCCTCGGCGGACCCGACATCCATGCGATGGCATGGGTCCGCACCGATTCCGCCGAAGGGCTCGAAGCGGCCACGCGGATCATCCGCGCCGAGATGGAGGCAACTGGCGACGTCGAGATCCGGTTCGTCCAGGACACGATGGCCCTCGCGCATGAAAACGGCATCGGCTCGGAGGGCGAGCACTTCGGCTTCGCCGATCCGATCTCGCAGCCGCCGATCGAAGGCGCAGATGCGCCTTCGTATCCCGGCGATGGCGCGCTGGATGCCGACGGCACCTGGCGTGCGCTCAAGCCGGGCGAGTTCCTGCTCGGCTACGAGGACGAGGCCGGCGCCGAAGGCGTGCCGGCACCCGAGCCGCACGAGCTGCGGCTGAACGGCACCTACATGGTCTTCCGCAAGCTCTACCAGGACGTGGCGGCGTTCCGGCGATATCTGGCGAGCGCTGCGAAGGCGCTCTACGGGTCCGAGGACCAGGTCCTCCAGGACCGGGTGGGTGCCAAGATGATGGGGCGCTGGAAAAGCGGCTGCCCGGTCGATCTCTCCCCCGACAGGGACGATCCGGCAATCGCCGCCGATCCCCAGCGGCGCAATGACTTCACCTATGCGGGCGACGAGCAGGGCCTGCGCTGCCCGCTCGGTGCGCACCTGCGCCGCACCAATCCGCGCGCCACGCCGTTGAAGCGCGCGACCGCGGTCAGGCGGCACAGGCTGATCCGGCGCGGCGTCGAGTACGGCCCGCATCTCGAGGCGGGCGCGCTGCAGGACGACGGCGTCGATCGCGGTCTCGTCAACCTCTTCATCCAGGCCGACATCGAGCGCCAGTTCGAATTCGTCCAGAAGGAATGGATGATGGGCGGCGAGTTTCTCGGGCTCGATGCCGCCGAGCAGGACCCGATCACCGGCACGGGCGGCGCAGGCTCGCAGATGCTCATTCCCGGTGCGAAGAAGCCATTCCTCTTCGATCTGCCGAACTTCGTGCGCGTCAAAGGCGGCGAATACCTGTTCGTTCCCGGGCTGACTGCGCTCGAGGGACTGATCCAGCAAAGGTTCTGA
- a CDS encoding DUF4331 family protein translates to MSDHFSGPAVMGDPSVDITDFFAFPSPERPGHLVLIMNVFPLATRQAFFSDVVTYRFRLRPLARSGRSVVHGTEEVSIDITFDDGPLQRGSVLVPDGGGASFVVGTPLEKDGLRVFAGLASDPFFMDVEAALRTDMSGRLSFETATNTVHCRDVLAIVVELPIASIVRRFGGVTLVGIVGENVVTRRGKPMRIERVGRPEIKNFVLANPMRDPRTRGVELRDLYNREDAFALSPVYRPLYESRVDANLAFFDSLDGEEAWPIGPDGRHPLGDLLIADCLILDLARAFAPGGFLEIERSLLDDRPHESAGGRWLDDDILDELLTWMVNGGRGERFGDGVHRPTKPASLSFPYVREPNDRADLPLPAFLRS, encoded by the coding sequence ATGTCCGACCATTTCAGCGGCCCCGCGGTGATGGGCGACCCGTCCGTCGACATCACCGACTTCTTCGCGTTCCCGAGCCCCGAGCGGCCGGGGCATCTCGTGTTGATCATGAACGTGTTTCCGCTCGCGACGCGGCAGGCGTTCTTCAGCGACGTCGTGACCTACCGGTTCCGCCTGCGGCCGCTCGCTCGCTCGGGCCGGAGCGTCGTGCATGGCACGGAGGAGGTGTCGATCGACATCACGTTCGACGACGGCCCTCTGCAGCGAGGCAGCGTGCTCGTCCCGGATGGCGGCGGCGCGAGCTTCGTCGTGGGCACGCCGCTGGAAAAGGATGGCCTGCGTGTTTTCGCGGGCCTCGCGAGCGACCCCTTTTTCATGGATGTCGAGGCTGCGCTGCGCACCGACATGTCGGGAAGGCTTTCCTTCGAGACGGCCACGAACACCGTTCACTGCCGCGACGTGCTGGCGATCGTCGTCGAGCTGCCGATCGCCTCGATCGTCCGGCGCTTCGGTGGTGTGACCCTGGTCGGCATCGTCGGCGAGAACGTGGTCACGCGGCGCGGCAAGCCCATGCGCATCGAGCGTGTCGGCCGGCCCGAGATCAAGAACTTCGTCCTCGCCAACCCCATGCGCGATCCGCGCACTCGGGGCGTGGAACTGCGGGACCTCTACAACCGCGAAGACGCCTTCGCGCTCTCGCCGGTCTATCGACCGCTGTACGAGTCGCGAGTCGATGCGAACCTGGCGTTCTTCGACAGTCTCGACGGCGAGGAGGCGTGGCCGATCGGACCGGACGGGCGCCACCCGCTGGGCGATCTGCTGATCGCCGACTGCTTGATCCTGGATCTCGCGCGCGCATTCGCGCCGGGCGGATTCCTCGAGATCGAACGATCGCTTCTGGACGACCGGCCGCACGAGAGCGCCGGCGGCCGCTGGCTCGACGACGACATCCTCGACGAGCTGCTCACCTGGATGGTGAACGGCGGGCGGGGCGAGCGATTCGGCGACGGCGTGCACAGGCCCACCAAGCCGGCCAGCCTGTCCTTTCCGTATGTGCGTGAACCCAACGACCGGGCGGACCTGCCGCTGCCGGCATTCTTGAGGAGCTGA
- a CDS encoding SDR family NAD(P)-dependent oxidoreductase — protein MDFLKGKGAVVTGAASGIGKAIATAFIDAGASVLLCDLNAKALADAARELGERAIGRVTDVSEENQVEAAMRAANEAFGSLDIVVNCAGFGAIAPLTDLSAERWTAVQSVTLGGVFYGVKHGARRMLEQGRPGVIINISSVNARQAGEGQVAYCAAKAGVDMITRCGALELGARGIRVVGIAPGLVETPLTKKELEDPAMRELFLGIIPMKRPAQAEEIGAAAVFLASDHARSINGDTIAIDGGSLTRGYPALLTGLKKAA, from the coding sequence ATGGACTTTCTGAAAGGCAAGGGCGCGGTCGTGACCGGCGCCGCATCCGGTATCGGCAAGGCCATCGCGACGGCGTTCATCGATGCGGGCGCCAGCGTGCTGCTCTGCGATCTGAACGCGAAAGCACTGGCTGACGCTGCGCGCGAGCTCGGCGAGCGCGCGATCGGCCGCGTCACCGACGTGTCCGAGGAGAACCAGGTCGAGGCCGCGATGCGCGCGGCAAACGAGGCCTTCGGCTCGCTCGACATCGTGGTGAACTGCGCGGGCTTCGGCGCCATCGCGCCGCTCACCGACCTCAGCGCCGAGAGGTGGACAGCGGTGCAGAGCGTGACGCTCGGCGGGGTGTTCTACGGCGTCAAGCATGGCGCGCGCCGGATGCTCGAGCAGGGACGCCCCGGCGTCATCATCAACATCTCATCAGTGAACGCACGACAGGCGGGCGAGGGCCAGGTGGCCTACTGCGCCGCCAAGGCCGGTGTGGACATGATCACGCGCTGCGGCGCGCTCGAGCTCGGCGCTCGCGGCATCCGCGTCGTGGGCATCGCGCCGGGCCTGGTGGAGACGCCGTTGACGAAGAAGGAACTGGAAGATCCCGCCATGCGCGAGCTCTTCCTCGGCATCATCCCGATGAAGCGGCCCGCCCAGGCCGAAGAGATCGGCGCCGCTGCGGTGTTCCTCGCGTCGGATCACGCCAGGTCGATCAACGGCGACACGATCGCGATCGACGGCGGCTCGCTCACGCGCGGCTATCCGGCCCTGCTGACCGGCCTGAAGAAGGCCGCATGA
- a CDS encoding tetratricopeptide repeat protein, whose protein sequence is MIEPGRYTSGRIALANLSASIQSLELRRGREVAFADLLALSDLLFVRGDVLGRISDHDRAELIAHGAIVLAPATATALFIRARLAGRFHRFTEANLLLDQAVAAGYPTREIDAECAALLQATGRYRQALVLRERLAKDEPGIRTLGARASLLAEMGEWVLAEDCYAAALAADDGISPIPCAQLLFEWGVSAMRGGHLNRAEEIFSHLDAVLPQHVPGRGHRAEVAIARGRLDAALALVGPLLEVSDDPEYRAVYAQVLSALGERHAAAREAERAASGYERLLARRPEAYAHHAAAFFTGPGKAAHADIDRHSKEVTHGHH, encoded by the coding sequence ATGATCGAGCCCGGACGCTATACGAGCGGCCGCATTGCGCTCGCCAACCTTTCGGCATCGATACAGAGCCTCGAGCTTCGCCGGGGGAGGGAGGTGGCCTTCGCGGACCTGCTCGCGCTGTCGGACCTGCTTTTCGTCCGCGGTGATGTGCTGGGCCGGATTTCCGACCATGACCGGGCGGAGCTCATCGCCCATGGAGCGATCGTGCTGGCGCCCGCCACTGCAACGGCGCTCTTCATCCGGGCTCGGCTCGCCGGGCGTTTCCACCGTTTCACCGAAGCGAACCTGCTTCTCGACCAAGCCGTCGCGGCCGGCTATCCAACGCGGGAGATCGATGCCGAATGCGCGGCGCTGCTGCAGGCAACAGGGCGGTATCGCCAGGCACTCGTTCTACGCGAACGGCTGGCGAAGGATGAACCGGGGATCCGAACGCTGGGCGCACGGGCCTCGCTGCTGGCCGAAATGGGCGAATGGGTGCTGGCGGAAGACTGCTATGCGGCCGCACTCGCTGCGGATGACGGCATCTCTCCCATCCCGTGCGCTCAACTGCTCTTCGAATGGGGCGTGAGCGCGATGCGTGGCGGCCATCTGAACCGTGCGGAAGAGATCTTCTCGCACCTTGACGCAGTGCTGCCGCAGCACGTTCCGGGCCGGGGCCATCGCGCCGAGGTGGCGATCGCCCGCGGAAGGCTGGACGCGGCCCTGGCGCTCGTCGGGCCGCTCCTGGAAGTCTCCGACGACCCCGAATATCGCGCCGTCTACGCCCAGGTGCTTTCCGCCCTGGGTGAGCGCCATGCGGCGGCGCGCGAGGCCGAACGCGCGGCCTCAGGCTACGAGCGACTGCTTGCAAGACGGCCCGAAGCCTACGCCCACCACGCCGCCGCCTTCTTCACCGGGCCGGGCAAGGCGGCCCACGCAGACATCGATCGGCATTCCAAAGAGGTCACTCATGGACATCACTAG
- a CDS encoding serine hydrolase domain-containing protein, with protein MDITSTGLLADPAPDVAALGFHAARLAKVRAAILSDIEHGRCHGVALRVARHGRVVLDVCEGYADRAAGTTLRPGSVFATMSIAKQFTNVLTLSLVERGLLKLHAPVAEVIPEFAAVGKEKVNLYHLLTHTSGVLSAAPPVPAEVLTSIEALVEFACSLPLESQPGERVNYSLLLGHSIMAAMCLRVAGRGRSFADMLRDDLFAPLGMRDTSLGLRGDLAARFCPVRVSYEDLRSLTPKETVEGVGGLLATPGCEIPGGGCVTTIDDLHRFAEMLRRGGELDDVRVLSPATIGFCTRNHTGEMRNVFFDATCSTRNWVVYPAAIGVGFFVRGDGNMPGHHFSPMHSANAFGGFGAGSNGFTVDPARDLTIAFLSTGLMEDSHHLERMSTLATMVLAAMTR; from the coding sequence ATGGACATCACTAGCACCGGGCTCTTGGCGGATCCGGCCCCGGACGTGGCTGCGCTGGGCTTCCATGCCGCACGGCTCGCCAAAGTGCGCGCGGCGATCCTGTCCGACATCGAGCACGGACGCTGCCACGGCGTCGCGCTGCGGGTCGCCCGGCACGGCCGGGTCGTGCTCGACGTGTGCGAGGGGTACGCGGACCGCGCCGCCGGCACGACGCTCCGCCCCGGCTCCGTCTTTGCGACGATGTCGATCGCCAAGCAGTTCACGAACGTGCTCACGCTGTCGCTGGTCGAGCGCGGCCTGCTCAAGCTGCACGCGCCGGTCGCCGAGGTCATCCCGGAATTCGCAGCGGTCGGCAAGGAGAAGGTCAATCTCTATCACCTGCTCACGCACACGAGCGGCGTGCTCTCCGCCGCCCCACCGGTACCCGCCGAAGTCCTGACGAGCATCGAGGCGCTGGTCGAATTCGCGTGCTCCCTGCCGCTCGAGTCGCAGCCCGGCGAGCGGGTCAATTACTCGCTCCTCCTCGGGCATTCGATCATGGCAGCGATGTGCCTGCGCGTCGCCGGCCGCGGTCGCAGCTTCGCCGACATGCTGCGGGACGATCTCTTCGCGCCGCTCGGCATGCGTGACACCAGCCTCGGCCTGCGCGGCGACCTCGCTGCGCGGTTCTGCCCGGTGCGCGTCTCGTACGAGGACCTCCGGTCGCTCACGCCCAAGGAGACGGTCGAAGGAGTGGGTGGGCTGCTCGCGACGCCGGGCTGCGAGATCCCGGGCGGCGGCTGCGTGACGACGATCGACGATCTGCACCGCTTCGCCGAGATGCTCAGGCGCGGCGGCGAGCTCGACGACGTGCGCGTGCTCTCGCCGGCCACGATCGGGTTCTGCACGCGCAACCACACCGGCGAAATGCGGAACGTCTTCTTCGACGCCACCTGCAGCACGCGCAACTGGGTCGTCTATCCGGCGGCTATCGGCGTGGGCTTCTTCGTTCGCGGCGACGGCAACATGCCGGGGCACCACTTCAGCCCGATGCATTCGGCGAACGCCTTCGGCGGCTTCGGCGCGGGGTCGAACGGATTCACCGTCGATCCGGCGCGCGACCTCACCATCGCCTTCCTGTCCACCGGACTCATGGAGGACAGCCACCACCTCGAGCGCATGTCGACCCTGGCGACCATGGTCCTCGCCGCGATGACGCGATGA
- a CDS encoding cytochrome ubiquinol oxidase subunit I, giving the protein MQEALVLARAQFGLNIAFHILFPAISIGLAWILVYFRARYERTGERTWLEPYRLWTKIFALTFAMGVVTGITMSFQFGTNWPGFMNKVGNVAGPLLGYEVLTAFFLEATFLGVMLFGMNRVPGWLHLISTVLVAVGTTLSAFWILALNSWMHTPAGHAHADGQLVAADWLQVIFNPSFPYRMTHMLLASGLTACFFLAGLSAWRLLKAPGDASALRTLRTGVVVAAVLAPTQALVGDLHGLNTLEHQPAKLAAIEALWETERGAPLVLFAVPNQLERRNDYAIEIPKAASLILGHDLDAEIKGLNEFAPDIPPVTPVFFSFRVMVGTGLLMIGVAWFGSWCLRGGALPPRWLLRTFAGFTFLGWIATLAGWMVTEIGRQPWLVTGVLRTADAVGPASGAHLGSSLTAYIITYALMLVAYLVVLTHLAGKGGAPQADAKAVAWQGSAA; this is encoded by the coding sequence ATGCAAGAAGCCTTGGTCCTCGCCCGCGCGCAGTTCGGCCTGAACATCGCCTTCCACATCCTGTTCCCGGCGATCTCGATCGGGCTTGCCTGGATCCTCGTCTACTTCCGGGCGCGCTACGAGCGCACCGGCGAGCGGACCTGGCTCGAGCCCTACCGGCTGTGGACCAAGATCTTCGCGCTGACCTTCGCGATGGGTGTGGTGACCGGCATCACGATGTCGTTCCAGTTCGGCACCAATTGGCCCGGCTTCATGAACAAGGTGGGCAACGTCGCGGGGCCGCTACTCGGCTACGAGGTGCTCACGGCCTTCTTCCTGGAGGCGACGTTCCTCGGCGTGATGCTCTTCGGCATGAACCGCGTGCCCGGCTGGCTGCACCTGATTTCGACGGTCTTGGTCGCCGTGGGAACCACTCTGTCCGCCTTCTGGATCCTCGCGCTCAACTCGTGGATGCACACCCCGGCGGGGCACGCTCACGCCGATGGCCAGCTCGTCGCCGCCGACTGGCTGCAAGTGATCTTCAATCCCTCGTTCCCCTACCGCATGACTCACATGCTGCTCGCCTCGGGCCTGACGGCATGCTTCTTTCTCGCCGGCCTCTCGGCCTGGCGACTGCTGAAGGCTCCGGGCGACGCATCTGCGCTGCGGACACTGCGCACCGGTGTGGTCGTCGCGGCGGTGCTTGCGCCGACGCAGGCGCTCGTGGGCGACCTGCACGGCCTCAATACGCTCGAGCACCAGCCGGCCAAGCTGGCGGCGATCGAGGCGCTGTGGGAAACCGAGCGCGGCGCGCCGCTCGTTCTCTTCGCCGTGCCGAACCAGCTCGAGCGCCGCAACGACTACGCGATCGAGATTCCCAAGGCCGCAAGCCTGATCCTGGGACATGACCTCGACGCAGAGATCAAGGGACTGAACGAGTTCGCGCCGGACATTCCGCCGGTGACGCCGGTGTTTTTCTCCTTCCGCGTGATGGTCGGCACGGGCTTGCTCATGATCGGCGTCGCCTGGTTCGGCTCGTGGTGCCTTCGGGGGGGCGCGCTGCCTCCGCGATGGCTGCTCCGGACATTCGCGGGGTTCACGTTCTTGGGCTGGATCGCGACGCTCGCGGGCTGGATGGTGACCGAGATCGGCCGCCAGCCCTGGCTCGTGACGGGTGTCCTGCGCACCGCCGACGCGGTGGGCCCCGCAAGCGGCGCTCACCTGGGATCCAGCCTGACCGCCTACATCATCACCTATGCGCTGATGCTCGTCG